The Nerophis lumbriciformis linkage group LG05, RoL_Nlum_v2.1, whole genome shotgun sequence genome contains a region encoding:
- the LOC133605662 gene encoding uncharacterized protein, translating to MEVLTLLMMMMMMVVIQLPAHSLILPARPEKLPAAVGKMDYLDMYDFAEVPAEQWKAKKEEEDADANLREDILREEQESRLVAGIIPHDIQTANTNIVIQEHKEGLNTLSAQLGEESEIHILRPASPDPPPASPSDPTSYTTVTLDLSSPSPVKRESISLMEDVLTEVLQSPGHYSEHTNVEDGMVRNLPTRTPPQNVHMGKRNPVEIEPETETQLPIKTIKVRGGKKGRKRKQKNPKMAIKKPHFPYFLDNYCPPDCACYGGVVQCSDKAVEKIPYGVPYSVRYLLLMNNHIDSIQLDLLREYVSMEFLVLSNNRLKDGTIEGAFEGVPALKRLYLDGNLLMSVPTDLPGSLEELRLDNNGLAVMSEVAWARCPGLLVLSLRNNTLGEGSGSLPDAVLSPLRRLQTLNLDLNQLTSVPLGLPLSVKELYLRGNLVEHFSGRVFDGTPELVVLDLSANRLTNKGLPKDALLNVTNLESLNLEGNRLKQVPRHLPLSLKTLNLECNLISSVKRRAFRSLKNLEHLGLARNKISKVVPGAFRSLPALHQLDLCHNALNHVPRQLPQGLHSVALTHNKIHSVPRDAFCWGLAGSGFSRLVRVQLENNLIDMAMLDSKAFRCLRGFQVVHFY from the exons ATGGAAGTTCTCACActcctgatgatgatgatgatgatggtggtgattcAACTTCCCGCGCATTCGTTAATCTTACCCGCCA GACCTGAAAAACTCCCTGCAGCTGTCGGCAAGATGGACTACTTGGACATGTATGACTTTGCGGAGGTGCCAGCCGAGCAATGGAAAGCCAAAAAAGAAGAGGAGGATGCTGACGCCAACCTGAGAGAAGACATATTGCGAGAAGAACAAGAGAGCAGGCTGGTTGCAGGAATCATTCCTCACGACATCCAaactgcaaacacaaacattgtaATACAAGAACATAAGGAAGGACTGAACACACTTTCCGCTCAGCTGGGGGAAGAATCTGAGATCCACATCCTCCGTCCCGCTTCTCCTGATCCTCCTCCAGCATCTCCTAGTGATCCCACTTCTTACACCACAGTCACTCTTGACTTGTCCTCTCCGTCTCCTGTCAAGCGCGAGTCCATTTCGCTGATGGAAGATGTCCTCACTGAGGTCCTGCAGAGTCCTGGACATTACTCCGAGCACACTAATGTAGAAGACGGAATGGTGCGAAATCTGCCGACTAGGACGCCTCCCCAAAATGTGCACATGGGAAAAAGAAACCCGGTCGAAATAGAACCAGAAACTGAAACTCAGTTGCCAATTAAGACAATAAAAGTCAGAGGTGGTAAAAAGGGAAGGAAAAGGAAGCAAAAAAACCCAAAGATGGCTATCAAAAAGCCCCATTTTCCTTACTTCCTGGACAACTACTGTCCCCCAGATTGTGCCTGCTATGGAGG GGTGGTCCAATGTTCGGACAAAGCAGTGGAAAAGATTCCGTACGGCGTCCCCTACAGTGTCCGCTACCTTCTGCTAATGAACAACCACATCGACAGCATCCAGCTGGACCTCCTCAGGGAATACGTCTCCATGGAGTTCTTGGTCCTGAGCAACAACCGTCTCAAAGACGGCACCATAGAGGGCGCGTTCGAGGGCGTCCCGGCCTTGAAGCGTCTCTACCTGGATGGGAACCTTCTGATGAGCGTGCCGACAGATCTTCCGGGTTCTCTAGAGGAGCTGCGCCTGGACAATAACGGTTTGGCGGTGATGTCAGAGGTAGCCTGGGCTCGGTGTCCTGGTCTCTTGGTGTTGAGTCTTAGGAACAACACACTAGGTGAAGGATCAGGATCTCTTCCGGACGCAGTGCTTTCCCCACTACGCCGCCTGCAAACTTTGAACCTGGACCTCAACCAGCTGACCTCGGTTCCGCTGGGGTTGCCCCTATCCGTGAAGGAGCTGTACCTCAGAGGGAACCTCGTTGAGCACTTCAGTGGGCGAGTCTTTGACGGCACACCCGAGCTGGTTGTGCTGGATCTGAGTGCTAACCGACTGACCAATAAGGGTCTTCCTAAAGACGCTCTCCTCAACGTGACCAACCTGGAGAGTCTCAACCTAGAAGGGAACCGACTCAAACAAGTGCCCCGGCACCTTCCCTTGTCCTTGAAGACCTTAAACCTTGAGTGCAACCTAATCTCCTCTGTTAAACGAAGAGCCTTTAGAAGCTTGAAAAACCTGGAACACCTGGGCCTGGCTCGGAACAAGATCTCCAAAGTGGTTCCAGGCGCCTTCCGAAGCTTGCCCGCCTTGCACCAGTTAGACCTTTGCCACAACGCCTTAAACCACGTACCCAGGCAGCTACCACAGGGTCTCCACTCTGTCGCGCTCACGCACAACAAGATCCACTCGGTGCCGCGGGATGCCTTCTGCTGGGGCCTTGCGGGTTCTGGATTCAGCAGGCTGGTCCGAGTCCAGCTGGAGAACAACTTGATTGACATGGCAATGCTGGATTCGAAGGCTTTTAGGTGCTTGAGAGGCTTCCAGGTGGTACATTTCTACTGA